From a region of the Laspinema palackyanum D2c genome:
- a CDS encoding WD40 repeat domain-containing protein — protein sequence MSNHRHWLETVEYASLFASVVASIVAVFFNGAIYVAALLICSALILNAIVRYRLEHQTRRVSGTTNRLHRQWAEELEMLTQRVEAQKQFPLPQVEGEEGTRPPVATGSPEELALLQTRLGKLESVDLSQIQREIAGLKEQYALLDESLGNAIAYLNRSSFAYRLERVEEAISQLTSQIVVPSPPPRPQPEPPPPLPPQPEPATSATPAQTAKSKPPSSKVVLPSFAAPSEPTAQNWICRHSLPAHADWVRSLGITPDGQILATGSFDTSIKLWKLATGELLQVLAEHKRGVFSIAIAPDGKTLASASWDKTIKLWELPTGIPKQTLTGHGGSVRALAIAPDGNTLVSGSFDETIKLWDLSKAELIDTLTDYTGPIFSLAISPDGQILARGGGDGTITLWQFQTKQPISVLNGSLEAVEAIVISPQQLLIGGSGDGNIQLWNLETGELLWSLSAHLGPVTAVAIAPDGNSFATGSADGTVKIWHLPTGKLVCALTEESGAVMSLVYSPNGQFLVSGSAKGMVRILERE from the coding sequence ATGTCAAATCACCGTCATTGGCTAGAAACTGTAGAATATGCTTCCTTGTTCGCGTCGGTGGTGGCGTCGATAGTGGCAGTCTTTTTTAATGGGGCCATCTATGTCGCCGCCCTGCTCATTTGCAGTGCCCTGATTCTGAATGCGATCGTCCGGTATCGTCTGGAACACCAAACTCGCCGAGTCAGTGGCACCACAAATCGCCTGCATCGTCAATGGGCGGAAGAACTGGAGATGCTCACCCAACGGGTGGAAGCTCAGAAGCAATTTCCCCTCCCTCAAGTCGAAGGGGAGGAAGGCACTCGCCCCCCCGTAGCTACCGGGTCCCCGGAGGAGTTGGCCCTGTTGCAAACCCGATTGGGTAAATTAGAATCGGTGGACCTCTCCCAGATTCAAAGGGAAATCGCCGGGTTGAAAGAGCAATATGCCCTGTTAGATGAAAGTCTGGGCAATGCGATCGCCTATCTGAATCGCTCATCCTTTGCCTACCGCTTAGAACGAGTGGAAGAGGCAATTTCCCAATTAACCTCGCAAATCGTGGTCCCCTCACCCCCACCGCGCCCGCAACCGGAACCGCCACCCCCACTTCCTCCGCAACCGGAACCGGCGACATCGGCAACCCCTGCTCAAACCGCCAAATCCAAACCGCCCTCGTCAAAAGTCGTCCTGCCGTCCTTTGCGGCCCCTTCGGAACCCACGGCCCAGAATTGGATATGTCGCCACAGTTTGCCCGCCCATGCCGACTGGGTGCGATCGCTGGGGATTACTCCCGATGGACAAATCCTGGCAACGGGCAGTTTTGACACCAGTATTAAACTCTGGAAACTCGCCACCGGGGAACTGTTGCAAGTGCTCGCCGAACACAAACGCGGGGTCTTTTCCATTGCGATCGCCCCCGATGGCAAAACCCTCGCCTCTGCCAGTTGGGATAAAACCATCAAACTCTGGGAACTCCCGACCGGAATTCCCAAACAAACCCTCACGGGACATGGAGGTTCTGTGCGCGCCTTGGCGATCGCCCCCGATGGCAACACCCTTGTCAGTGGCAGTTTTGACGAGACAATTAAACTGTGGGATTTGTCCAAAGCGGAATTAATCGATACCCTCACGGACTATACCGGACCCATCTTTTCCCTCGCCATTTCCCCCGATGGTCAAATTCTCGCCCGAGGCGGTGGGGATGGCACGATTACCCTTTGGCAATTCCAAACCAAACAGCCGATTTCGGTCCTCAATGGCAGTTTAGAGGCGGTAGAAGCGATCGTCATCTCTCCCCAACAACTCCTAATCGGAGGCAGTGGCGATGGCAATATTCAACTCTGGAATTTGGAAACGGGAGAACTGCTGTGGAGTCTGAGCGCCCATTTAGGACCCGTCACCGCAGTGGCGATCGCCCCCGATGGCAACAGTTTTGCTACAGGTAGCGCCGATGGGACGGTTAAGATTTGGCATTTACCCACGGGTAAATTAGTCTGTGCTTTGACGGAAGAAAGTGGGGCCGTGATGTCTTTAGTTTATAGTCCGAATGGACAATTTCTGGTTAGTGGTAGTGCTAAAGGGATGGTGAGAATTTTGGAACGGGAGTAG
- a CDS encoding histone deacetylase family protein, with the protein MDLPIVYHPDYVAPMPPSHRFPMEKFRLLYEMLVGDRVVTPEQCHTPELPPQDWIESVHVPAYVQAYCQGTLDPKAQRRIGLPWTEAIAHRTCISIGGAVLTAKLALEFGLACNTAGGTHHAFPDFGSGFCIFNDLAIASRMIQQLAGIRKVLIVDLDVHQGDGTAFIFKNDPDVFTFSMHCEANFPGRKQISDLDIPLPVGMEDDEYLQTVAGYLPDLLDQFQPDLVLYDAGVDVHAGDRLGKLALSDTGIFRRDMQVLSTCLAARYPVACVIGGGYCEDMRGLVYRHSLLHRAAAQVYRQYRL; encoded by the coding sequence ATGGACTTACCCATCGTTTATCATCCGGACTATGTGGCCCCTATGCCTCCCTCCCATCGGTTCCCGATGGAGAAATTTCGGTTACTCTATGAAATGCTTGTAGGCGATCGCGTTGTCACTCCCGAACAGTGTCACACCCCGGAATTGCCCCCCCAGGACTGGATTGAATCGGTCCATGTCCCCGCCTATGTCCAGGCATACTGCCAAGGCACTCTAGACCCCAAAGCACAGCGACGGATTGGATTACCCTGGACGGAGGCGATCGCCCATCGCACTTGTATCTCCATTGGTGGGGCAGTTTTGACGGCTAAATTGGCATTAGAGTTTGGATTAGCGTGCAATACTGCCGGAGGAACTCATCATGCCTTTCCAGATTTTGGGTCCGGATTTTGCATTTTTAATGATTTGGCGATCGCCTCGCGGATGATCCAACAATTAGCGGGAATTCGCAAAGTCTTAATTGTGGATTTAGATGTGCATCAAGGGGATGGGACAGCATTCATTTTTAAAAATGACCCGGATGTATTTACCTTTTCCATGCACTGTGAGGCTAATTTTCCCGGGCGAAAACAAATCAGTGATTTAGATATACCCTTGCCGGTGGGAATGGAGGATGATGAATACTTGCAAACCGTCGCCGGTTATTTACCGGATTTACTCGACCAATTCCAGCCGGATTTAGTCTTGTATGACGCCGGAGTGGATGTTCATGCAGGCGATCGCCTGGGTAAATTAGCCCTGAGTGATACCGGGATTTTTCGCCGGGATATGCAGGTGCTGAGTACCTGTCTGGCAGCTAGATATCCCGTTGCCTGTGTGATTGGGGGCGGATATTGCGAGGATATGCGAGGGTTGGTGTATCGTCATTCGCTCTTACATCGTGCTGCCGCGCAAGTGTATAGGCAGTATCGACTTTAG
- a CDS encoding glutathione S-transferase family protein, with the protein MSLETPTVKADTPPKKGKKLPSKLIIKLGKFVWTTLWQLMMSKLAPRNQTGEYIRPTSEFRNSVGTQPENPYPPATARYRLYVGLGCPWAHRTLVVRSLQGLESAISVAIVSPSPDAGIWVLDEPEYGCQTLPDLYAIARPGYQGRCTVPVLFDTQTQTIVNNESAEIIIMLNSEFNEFSTHPDLNLYPEQLQDKIEYWNDKIYPAINNGVYRCGFAQSQTAYDTACTELFTTLDEIDAVLETNRYLCGDQLTLADVRLFTTLFRFDIVYHGLFKCNKRRIQDYQNLGAYLRDIYQLPGVADTCDLDSIKRDYYGNLFPLNPGGIIPLGPTITNLQEPHHREALTHSLSS; encoded by the coding sequence ATGTCTTTAGAAACTCCAACTGTAAAAGCCGATACTCCCCCGAAAAAGGGGAAAAAATTGCCCTCAAAACTTATAATTAAACTGGGCAAATTTGTCTGGACAACCCTCTGGCAATTGATGATGTCCAAACTCGCCCCGCGCAATCAGACTGGGGAATATATTCGTCCGACGAGCGAGTTTAGAAATTCCGTGGGAACCCAACCGGAAAACCCTTATCCCCCGGCAACAGCACGGTATCGCCTCTATGTGGGATTAGGCTGCCCTTGGGCGCATCGGACCCTAGTGGTGCGATCGCTCCAAGGATTAGAATCGGCAATTTCCGTGGCGATCGTCTCCCCCTCTCCCGATGCCGGAATCTGGGTCCTGGATGAACCAGAATACGGCTGCCAAACCCTCCCGGACTTATATGCGATCGCCCGTCCCGGATATCAAGGACGCTGCACCGTTCCAGTCCTGTTTGATACGCAAACCCAGACCATTGTCAACAATGAAAGTGCTGAAATCATCATCATGCTTAACTCGGAATTCAACGAATTTAGCACCCATCCCGACCTCAATTTATATCCCGAACAATTGCAAGATAAAATAGAATATTGGAACGATAAAATTTATCCAGCAATTAACAACGGCGTCTATCGATGCGGATTTGCCCAAAGTCAAACTGCTTACGATACTGCCTGCACTGAACTCTTTACCACCCTCGATGAAATAGATGCCGTATTAGAAACAAATCGATACTTATGCGGCGACCAATTAACCCTAGCCGATGTGCGGCTATTTACCACCTTATTTCGCTTTGATATCGTCTATCACGGCTTGTTTAAATGCAACAAACGCCGCATCCAGGACTATCAAAATCTCGGTGCATATCTGCGGGACATCTATCAACTCCCCGGAGTAGCCGATACTTGCGATTTAGATAGTATCAAACGAGACTATTACGGCAACCTCTTCCCCTTAAATCCCGGGGGAATTATTCCATTAGGACCGACTATCACAAACCTACAGGAACCCCACCATCGCGAGGCTTTAACTCATTCTCTAAGTTCGTAG
- a CDS encoding phytoene desaturase family protein: protein MFESFEPTPSPEELTDIVIIGSGIGGLCCAALLAQYGFAVTVCESHSIAGGAAHSFSRNGYTFDSGPSLHSGLSDSPSAHPLKQVLDIIGETVPCLTYDTWGCYLPEGELKIAVGADPFCEVLQEVRGSGAVQEWRKLQQVMEPLAAAAKAIPPTALRWDWGAAIASARFAPAAVSHLGKMLKLTGPFSRIMDEVIQDPFIRNWLDLLCFLLSGLPASGTSAAEMAFMFAEWYRPGVVLEYPIGGSGAIAEALVRGLEKHGGQLRLNAHVEQVLVKGDRAVGVRLRGGTVIHARQAVVSNASVWDTLKLLPEDAVPKSFRDRRQSTPACESFMHLHLGIDATGLPADLACHYIIVNDWSQGVTAPQNVVLVSIPSVLDPSLAPPGKHAIHVYTPGNEPYHLWAGLERNSAAYQGLKQERAEVMWQGLERIIPDIRQRCEVTLGGTPLTHERFLRRDRGSYGPAIAAGSGFFPGPTTALSGLFCCGDSTFPGIGLPAVAASGAIAANTIAPLNKHLAMLEAIGF, encoded by the coding sequence GTGTTTGAATCCTTTGAACCCACACCCTCCCCGGAAGAACTCACCGATATTGTGATCATCGGCAGTGGGATTGGTGGATTGTGCTGTGCTGCACTGTTGGCACAGTATGGGTTTGCGGTCACTGTCTGTGAGAGTCACAGCATAGCTGGCGGTGCAGCTCATAGTTTTTCGAGAAATGGATATACCTTTGATTCCGGTCCATCGTTGCATTCGGGTTTGTCGGACTCTCCCTCTGCTCACCCGCTTAAACAGGTGTTGGATATTATTGGGGAGACGGTGCCTTGTCTGACTTATGATACTTGGGGTTGTTATCTTCCCGAAGGTGAGTTAAAAATTGCGGTGGGTGCGGACCCGTTTTGTGAAGTGCTGCAAGAGGTGCGAGGTAGCGGCGCGGTGCAGGAATGGCGGAAGTTGCAACAGGTGATGGAACCGTTGGCGGCAGCAGCGAAGGCGATTCCTCCGACTGCTTTGCGGTGGGATTGGGGGGCGGCGATCGCCTCGGCACGGTTTGCACCGGCTGCTGTCTCACATTTGGGGAAAATGCTCAAACTCACCGGCCCTTTTAGTCGCATCATGGATGAGGTGATTCAGGATCCGTTTATCCGCAACTGGTTGGATTTGCTCTGTTTTCTGCTCTCTGGACTGCCTGCATCGGGGACTAGCGCCGCAGAAATGGCCTTTATGTTTGCGGAATGGTATCGACCCGGAGTGGTGCTAGAGTATCCGATAGGCGGCAGTGGGGCGATCGCAGAGGCTTTGGTCCGAGGACTGGAAAAACACGGGGGACAGTTGCGGCTGAATGCTCATGTTGAACAAGTGCTGGTAAAAGGCGATCGCGCAGTAGGGGTGCGTCTGCGGGGAGGAACGGTGATTCACGCCCGTCAAGCTGTGGTATCCAATGCATCGGTGTGGGATACGTTGAAATTGTTACCCGAGGATGCGGTTCCGAAATCATTTCGCGATCGCCGTCAATCCACTCCCGCTTGTGAGAGTTTCATGCACCTGCACTTGGGAATTGATGCCACCGGATTACCGGCAGATTTAGCCTGTCATTATATCATCGTTAACGACTGGAGTCAAGGGGTTACAGCCCCGCAAAATGTCGTTTTAGTCTCCATTCCCTCGGTGTTAGACCCGTCCCTCGCCCCCCCAGGAAAACACGCGATTCACGTTTATACTCCTGGGAATGAGCCATATCACTTATGGGCGGGACTTGAGCGCAATAGTGCCGCTTATCAAGGGTTGAAGCAAGAACGGGCGGAGGTGATGTGGCAAGGATTAGAACGGATTATTCCGGATATTCGGCAGCGATGTGAGGTAACCTTGGGGGGAACGCCTCTGACTCATGAGCGGTTTTTGCGTCGCGATCGCGGTTCTTATGGTCCTGCCATTGCTGCCGGAAGCGGCTTTTTTCCGGGTCCAACCACTGCGTTATCGGGGTTATTCTGCTGTGGGGATTCTACTTTTCCGGGAATCGGTTTACCTGCTGTTGCCGCCAGTGGGGCGATCGCCGCTAATACGATCGCCCCTTTGAACAAGCATCTGGCAATGCTAGAGGCGATCGGGTTTTAA